In Leptospiraceae bacterium, one DNA window encodes the following:
- a CDS encoding heme lyase CcmF/NrfE family subunit codes for MNDLGALCIISSFAFLLYSTGCTLYGIIKNDEKYIERGRLFLISNFGIILLAFIILITQLSRMDLRNYYVVMHSSKHLSFFYRATSIWAGSSGSLLFWNLLLNFFTFVLLHQTKNMRNNRLPVMQLVLSTLSLFFVYLAVFYSDAQPFREFQPAAVVGRGLNPLLQHWAMILHPPILYVGYVSFSIPFAIGMSALITGNLSEDWLKLIRKWSIFSWFFLGVGILLGSKWAYEELGWGGYWAWDPVENASLMPWLLSSAFIHSIIIQEKRGMLKFWNMLLLILSFHFTLLGTWITRSGVLEGPHSFAKSTIGTPFIIFIIVSLIASVTFLLMRYAKLKSDRELEAITSKEGSFLLNNFLLVFATFAILLGVFSPLLYGKEFKSPWYNSWGVPAGILLLLLMGASPLLAWRKGADKIFFSTLLKPFIVGIFTSMIYAFTISSLFTKTEYSISDTLGELYSTLTIGLGFFTLTGIFQEFYRGVIARKETHQDKNYFHSIKNLLFRNKRRYGGYLVHFSIVLIFIGYAGNAFKQNTSISFFYDLSPFSGRDEIVYASQDKGVLGNYQIEASLLKIKPVINGEANSLPNIFNVIVSQEGTYKLYRHLTDSGSMITERRFYPQISHLTGNLETQIPTSEPDIKSYPKEDFYIQLGAVEDAIQNTENPDLPIMFLEYFFQSSSIKERELAYSKFPKKIIGHLEIWINPLVKFIWIGSLLYFLSGLFILLPIGEKKNVSI; via the coding sequence ATGAATGATCTGGGTGCTCTCTGTATTATTTCTTCTTTCGCATTTCTTTTATATTCTACAGGATGCACTTTATACGGAATTATCAAAAATGACGAAAAATACATCGAACGCGGCAGATTATTTTTAATCTCTAACTTTGGAATCATACTACTTGCCTTTATAATTCTAATCACTCAACTCAGTCGTATGGATTTAAGAAATTACTATGTAGTCATGCACTCAAGTAAGCACTTGTCTTTTTTTTATAGAGCGACTTCGATATGGGCAGGCTCATCCGGCTCCCTACTATTTTGGAATCTACTTTTAAACTTTTTTACTTTTGTATTACTGCATCAAACTAAAAATATGAGAAACAATCGCTTACCGGTAATGCAACTCGTCCTATCTACACTTTCACTATTTTTTGTATATCTTGCCGTATTTTACTCGGATGCTCAACCGTTTCGTGAATTTCAACCGGCAGCAGTAGTAGGTCGCGGTTTAAACCCACTTCTTCAACACTGGGCAATGATCTTACACCCACCTATTTTGTATGTCGGATACGTTAGTTTCTCCATTCCATTTGCAATAGGAATGAGTGCACTTATAACAGGGAACTTGTCTGAAGATTGGTTAAAGCTCATCCGAAAGTGGTCAATATTTTCTTGGTTTTTTTTGGGAGTGGGAATTTTACTTGGGTCGAAATGGGCTTACGAAGAGCTGGGATGGGGTGGATACTGGGCGTGGGATCCGGTTGAAAATGCATCTCTAATGCCTTGGCTATTATCCAGCGCGTTTATTCACTCCATTATTATCCAAGAAAAAAGAGGTATGCTGAAATTCTGGAACATGCTTCTTCTAATCCTCTCTTTTCATTTTACGCTTTTAGGAACATGGATTACAAGAAGTGGAGTTTTGGAAGGGCCTCACAGCTTTGCAAAATCTACAATAGGCACCCCATTTATAATTTTTATAATCGTAAGTCTTATCGCTTCAGTTACTTTTCTTCTGATGCGTTATGCGAAATTGAAATCAGATCGAGAGCTTGAAGCAATCACTTCCAAAGAAGGGAGTTTTCTTTTAAACAATTTTTTACTTGTTTTTGCAACTTTTGCGATTTTACTTGGGGTATTCTCTCCTCTACTGTATGGAAAAGAATTCAAATCTCCTTGGTACAATTCATGGGGAGTACCGGCAGGAATTTTACTTTTACTTTTAATGGGTGCATCTCCACTTCTTGCCTGGAGAAAAGGCGCAGATAAAATATTTTTTTCAACTCTTTTAAAACCTTTCATAGTTGGAATTTTTACTTCTATGATTTATGCTTTTACTATATCTTCACTATTTACAAAAACAGAATATTCTATTTCCGACACGCTTGGCGAATTGTATTCTACTTTAACAATCGGTCTTGGCTTTTTTACTCTCACCGGAATTTTTCAAGAATTCTACAGAGGAGTGATTGCACGAAAAGAAACCCATCAAGACAAAAATTATTTTCATTCGATAAAGAATCTTCTGTTTAGAAATAAGAGGAGGTACGGAGGCTATCTTGTGCATTTTTCCATTGTACTGATTTTTATCGGATATGCAGGCAACGCATTCAAGCAAAACACTTCCATTAGCTTTTTTTACGACTTATCTCCATTTTCAGGTAGAGACGAAATTGTTTACGCAAGCCAAGACAAAGGGGTTCTAGGAAATTATCAAATCGAGGCATCTCTACTAAAAATCAAACCAGTGATTAATGGAGAAGCGAATAGTCTCCCGAATATTTTTAATGTAATTGTATCCCAAGAAGGCACCTACAAGCTGTACAGACACCTGACAGATTCTGGATCCATGATAACAGAAAGGAGATTCTATCCCCAAATTTCACACTTAACAGGCAATCTTGAAACACAAATTCCAACAAGCGAGCCGGACATCAAGTCCTACCCTAAAGAAGATTTTTATATTCAGCTTGGTGCTGTAGAAGACGCTATTCAAAATACAGAAAACCCGGACTTGCCAATAATGTTCTTAGAATATTTTTTCCAAAGCTCATCCATAAAAGAAAGAGAGCTTGCCTATTCAAAATTTCCAAAAAAAATTATCGGGCATTTAGAAATATGGATCAACCCTTTAGTAAAATTTATCTGGATCGGCTCTCTTTTATATT
- a CDS encoding cytochrome c maturation protein CcmE codes for MKAKFAILISVISISLGLIAYFSSKETSFILLDANELAADPAKYSGDFLRVRGFVKVGTLSREGKEAKFILEMDKKEIPIHFDGSTILPDTFKEGVRARVDGKLKNGVLVSNHIETKCASKYEADYKDEKGKSKTQL; via the coding sequence ATGAAAGCAAAGTTTGCAATACTAATCTCTGTTATTTCTATTTCATTGGGCTTAATTGCCTATTTTTCATCTAAAGAAACTTCTTTTATTCTCCTCGATGCAAATGAATTAGCGGCTGACCCAGCAAAATACTCCGGTGATTTTTTACGAGTAAGAGGTTTTGTAAAAGTAGGAACTTTGTCAAGAGAAGGCAAAGAAGCCAAGTTTATTTTAGAAATGGATAAAAAAGAAATTCCTATTCATTTTGACGGCAGCACAATTTTACCGGATACTTTTAAAGAAGGAGTCAGAGCAAGAGTGGATGGGAAGCTAAAAAATGGAGTTTTAGTTTCCAATCACATTGAAACTAAATGTGCCTCAAAGTATGAAGCCGACTACAAAGATGAAAAAGGGAAAAGTAAAACCCAACTATGA
- the msrB gene encoding peptide-methionine (R)-S-oxide reductase MsrB codes for MKNPRFPENPNLNIDYSKSELKKIWLAGGCFWGVEAYIERIFGVAKVTVGYANGTTKNPSYEDVCYGNTGHSETVEVHYSPKKISLSLLLEKFFKIIDPTSINKQGNDYGVQYRTGIYYKEIEDLLIIKESIAKFQENYPKPIVTEVLPLENYSLAEDYHQKYLEKNPNGYCHIDLSSLNENPQTESPLYYKPDDKTLQKTLTRDQYLVTQNDATEKPFSNQFWDSHEKGLYVDVVTGEPLFSSKDKFDSGCGWPSYTKPIFSEVVKYKQDKKYGMERIEVRSKIGNSHLGHVFEDGPKEAGGLRYCINSASLKFIPLEKMNESGYEKFISLVRDF; via the coding sequence ATGAAAAATCCAAGATTCCCTGAAAATCCAAACCTTAATATAGACTATAGTAAATCAGAGCTTAAAAAAATTTGGCTTGCGGGAGGTTGTTTTTGGGGAGTTGAAGCCTATATTGAAAGAATTTTCGGTGTTGCAAAAGTTACAGTAGGTTATGCAAACGGTACCACTAAAAATCCAAGCTATGAAGATGTGTGTTATGGGAATACTGGGCATTCAGAAACTGTAGAAGTCCATTACTCTCCGAAAAAAATTTCTCTTAGTTTACTTCTAGAAAAATTTTTCAAAATTATTGATCCGACTTCAATCAATAAACAAGGAAACGATTATGGGGTTCAGTATAGAACAGGAATTTACTATAAAGAAATTGAAGACCTTCTAATTATTAAAGAATCGATTGCAAAATTTCAAGAAAACTACCCAAAGCCCATAGTCACAGAAGTGTTGCCATTAGAGAATTATTCTTTAGCAGAGGACTACCACCAAAAATATTTAGAAAAAAATCCAAATGGATATTGCCATATTGACTTATCTTCATTAAATGAAAATCCACAAACAGAATCACCTCTGTATTACAAACCAGATGATAAAACACTGCAAAAAACTCTCACTCGAGATCAGTACCTTGTCACTCAAAATGATGCAACTGAGAAACCATTCTCGAATCAATTTTGGGATTCTCACGAAAAAGGTTTGTATGTGGACGTAGTAACTGGTGAGCCTTTGTTTAGTTCAAAAGATAAATTTGATTCCGGGTGTGGCTGGCCAAGTTACACAAAGCCAATTTTTTCAGAAGTCGTAAAATACAAACAAGACAAAAAGTACGGAATGGAAAGGATAGAGGTCAGAAGTAAAATTGGAAACTCCCACCTTGGGCATGTATTTGAAGACGGTCCCAAAGAAGCAGGAGGTCTTCGATATTGTATAAACAGTGCATCGCTTAAATTCATTCCTTTAGAAAAAATGAATGAATCAGGTTATGAAAAATTTATTTCTTTAGTAAGAGACTTTTAA
- a CDS encoding transposase encodes MIRRNNYGKEFKEKIVMEILSGQSSVSQIAQREKVNPQTIRNWRNEIDTGKFEQNNQTEFALRKRVAELEGALANLALDNHILKKAQKYLQDWKQKEKLSGSISHQNLEL; translated from the coding sequence ATGATAAGAAGAAATAACTATGGCAAAGAATTTAAGGAAAAAATAGTAATGGAAATTTTGTCCGGGCAGAGTTCCGTTTCGCAAATAGCTCAAAGGGAAAAGGTAAATCCTCAAACAATCCGAAATTGGAGAAATGAGATAGATACAGGAAAGTTTGAACAAAATAATCAAACCGAATTTGCTTTAAGGAAACGAGTCGCAGAATTGGAAGGTGCACTTGCCAACCTTGCGTTAGATAATCACATTTTAAAAAAAGCCCAAAAATATCTGCAAGACTGGAAGCAAAAAGAGAAATTATCAGGAAGTATCTCGCACCAGAATTTGGAATTGTAA
- a CDS encoding IS3 family transposase produces the protein MSARLEAKREIIRKYLAPEFGIVKSCKALEISISSFYYQSDAKIKRKQEDKQLIEKIEAYLDLMPQSGYRSVTYFLRNDMKINHKRVYRIMHENLLKCSPKRAYHHATTDSKHNLKKYPNLLKDKSINHARVIVGDVTFFDVQGKNHYLASLMDMENREVIGRAVSDKLNSELVRSAFESALMNRGSLEGYIHHTDSDRRYCSHEYIELLNNSKIQISMCLGNAYENAHAESFNKTIKYQEINISCYADKIEAAKSIFQFIDRYNSIRPHSALGGLSPLQFKNKQKI, from the coding sequence ATATCTGCAAGACTGGAAGCAAAAAGAGAAATTATCAGGAAGTATCTCGCACCAGAATTTGGAATTGTAAAAAGCTGTAAAGCTTTGGAGATCAGTATCTCTTCCTTTTATTACCAATCGGATGCAAAGATTAAAAGAAAACAGGAGGATAAGCAACTAATAGAAAAGATTGAAGCATATCTGGATTTAATGCCTCAATCAGGTTACAGGTCTGTCACTTATTTTCTGAGAAATGATATGAAAATCAATCATAAGCGAGTTTACAGGATCATGCATGAAAACCTTTTAAAATGCAGTCCGAAGAGGGCTTATCATCATGCGACCACGGATTCAAAACATAACCTGAAAAAATATCCAAATCTTCTTAAGGACAAGTCAATTAATCATGCACGAGTAATAGTTGGTGATGTTACTTTTTTTGATGTTCAGGGGAAAAATCATTATCTGGCATCACTAATGGATATGGAAAACAGAGAGGTCATCGGACGAGCTGTTTCTGATAAACTTAATAGTGAACTTGTCAGGTCTGCATTTGAGTCGGCTCTCATGAACAGAGGAAGTCTCGAAGGTTACATTCATCATACTGATTCTGATAGAAGATATTGTTCGCATGAATATATAGAACTTCTGAACAATTCCAAAATACAAATTTCAATGTGTCTTGGTAATGCATATGAAAATGCACACGCAGAATCTTTTAATAAAACTATCAAGTATCAAGAGATAAATATCTCCTGTTATGCTGATAAAATTGAAGCAGCCAAAAGTATTTTTCAATTTATTGATCGGTACAATTCAATCAGACCTCATTCAGCTTTAGGAGGACTATCTCCTCTGCAATTTAAAAATAAACAAAAAATATGA
- a CDS encoding thiolase family protein, translated as MSIKINYGLMRVGIIGQALTIEKENYDWSVEDTVFFTVKKALKSSSLEIGEIETVISAGDDVLDGLAINHCQTVEAAGAFLKEESKVERDGAWAVHYAMARLLSGKFQTAMVVAFSKGTQCGLSPFSGMVSDPFYLRPVGTDSDTICAIQAEYFSQRLGASEKDFALVAQKNRSSGSRNERVMKGEGKDYSIEEILDSPQIATPIRELTTGRVGDGCTVLILATEEYVKKNKRKASFITGVSFISDAYYPTYRDLSKVKSASVAAGLAYKMAGVDPKKIDLAEVHECYAHQEVMLYESLGLCSEGESISFLRDGNTKPNGKIPVNPSGGVLCGNVIYASGLTRLLESHLQVIGEAGSVQVKNAKSAIAHAQAGLAMQANIVYVIEA; from the coding sequence GTGTCAATTAAAATAAATTATGGTCTTATGAGAGTAGGAATAATTGGGCAGGCTTTGACCATTGAGAAAGAAAACTACGATTGGTCAGTTGAGGATACGGTATTTTTCACCGTAAAGAAGGCTTTAAAGTCGAGTAGTTTAGAAATAGGGGAGATAGAGACTGTAATCTCTGCCGGTGACGATGTATTGGATGGACTTGCTATAAACCACTGCCAGACTGTAGAGGCTGCGGGTGCATTTTTAAAAGAAGAGTCCAAGGTGGAAAGAGACGGTGCTTGGGCAGTTCATTACGCTATGGCAAGGTTGCTTTCTGGGAAGTTTCAAACGGCGATGGTTGTTGCATTTTCCAAAGGGACTCAATGTGGATTGTCTCCATTTAGCGGCATGGTTTCTGACCCTTTTTATCTTCGTCCTGTGGGGACAGATTCTGATACGATATGCGCTATCCAAGCTGAATACTTTTCTCAAAGACTTGGGGCAAGCGAAAAAGATTTTGCACTCGTCGCCCAAAAAAACAGAAGTTCCGGAAGTAGAAATGAAAGGGTGATGAAAGGCGAAGGAAAGGACTACTCTATTGAAGAAATTTTAGACTCACCCCAGATTGCCACGCCTATTCGAGAATTGACTACGGGGAGAGTCGGTGACGGTTGCACTGTTTTGATTTTAGCTACTGAAGAATACGTGAAAAAAAATAAGAGAAAGGCGAGTTTTATAACCGGGGTAAGTTTTATTTCGGATGCGTACTACCCGACTTATAGGGATTTGTCTAAAGTGAAAAGTGCAAGTGTAGCCGCAGGGCTTGCTTATAAAATGGCCGGAGTCGATCCTAAAAAAATTGACCTTGCAGAAGTGCACGAATGCTATGCTCATCAGGAAGTTATGCTCTATGAGTCTCTTGGGCTTTGTAGCGAGGGTGAGTCTATTTCTTTTTTACGAGATGGAAACACTAAGCCAAACGGTAAAATTCCCGTGAACCCTTCGGGTGGTGTACTTTGTGGGAATGTAATTTATGCGTCCGGTCTTACGAGGTTATTGGAATCTCACTTACAAGTAATTGGTGAAGCGGGTAGCGTACAGGTAAAAAATGCAAAGTCTGCGATTGCACACGCACAAGCAGGTCTTGCCATGCAGGCAAATATAGTTTATGTAATCGAGGCTTAA
- a CDS encoding thiolase domain-containing protein (Catalyzes the synthesis of acetoacetyl coenzyme A from two molecules of acetyl coenzyme A. It can also act as a thiolase, catalyzing the reverse reaction and generating two-carbon units from the four-carbon product of fatty acid oxidation), with the protein MGKKVAITGIGQTRTKFKRKDVNFPELMGEACRLAIHDAQINIDDIDCVVCSSSPEFFEGLSEPEMWATDFTFGVMKPHYRIHTGGTVGASTTIAGWYLVTSGLFKNVLVVSGDKLSESSVQKGLSLVYSPTMGRDFAAGAPSAVACQARIYMNKYPVAKDEHLAKIGTQMRKNALNNPNSALKLPQISEDMMLNMAWLSTPFRLLDSCPTSDAACAMVLQSEEIADKRDIPKAWIQSVSAVSDGVNYPDRDWSFPIALKKAANTVYKETGITNPIEDLDVVEIYDAFTSQHLIWTEGLGLCEDGRSAIDLIDSGATKMDGKIPINPSGGVLSNNSIGGSAMIRQAEVALQIMNKAGERQVNGAEIGLAHGWGGAIQFHTVMILSGEKNIEDSFQKRKSIKVGQK; encoded by the coding sequence ATGGGAAAAAAAGTTGCCATAACAGGAATAGGACAGACTAGAACAAAATTTAAACGTAAAGACGTAAATTTTCCGGAATTGATGGGAGAGGCTTGCAGACTTGCAATTCACGATGCTCAAATTAACATAGATGATATTGATTGCGTTGTATGCAGTAGCAGCCCTGAATTTTTTGAAGGGTTGAGCGAGCCGGAAATGTGGGCGACTGATTTTACCTTTGGTGTAATGAAGCCCCATTACAGAATCCACACCGGTGGAACTGTTGGCGCTTCTACTACTATAGCCGGTTGGTATTTAGTTACCTCTGGCTTATTTAAAAATGTATTAGTAGTTTCAGGTGATAAGTTGAGCGAGTCTTCTGTACAAAAGGGACTAAGTTTAGTGTATTCACCTACTATGGGAAGAGATTTTGCCGCAGGTGCACCTTCTGCAGTTGCTTGCCAAGCAAGGATTTATATGAATAAATACCCTGTAGCAAAAGATGAACACCTTGCAAAGATCGGTACCCAGATGAGGAAGAACGCGCTTAACAATCCAAATTCTGCTTTAAAACTACCGCAGATTTCAGAAGACATGATGTTGAATATGGCGTGGCTAAGTACTCCATTTAGGCTACTCGATTCTTGCCCAACAAGCGATGCAGCTTGCGCAATGGTTTTACAGTCTGAAGAAATTGCAGATAAAAGGGACATTCCAAAGGCTTGGATCCAGTCTGTTTCTGCTGTGTCTGATGGTGTGAATTATCCGGATAGAGATTGGTCTTTTCCCATAGCTCTGAAAAAAGCGGCAAACACTGTTTATAAAGAAACCGGGATAACAAACCCAATAGAAGATTTAGATGTAGTGGAAATTTATGACGCATTTACAAGCCAACATTTGATTTGGACCGAAGGGCTTGGTCTTTGCGAGGATGGGAGGTCTGCAATTGATTTGATCGATTCTGGTGCTACAAAAATGGACGGTAAAATTCCCATAAACCCATCCGGTGGAGTTTTGTCCAATAACTCAATCGGTGGCTCTGCAATGATACGTCAGGCGGAAGTGGCTCTGCAAATTATGAATAAAGCAGGAGAAAGACAAGTCAATGGAGCAGAAATCGGTCTTGCACACGGCTGGGGGGGAGCTATACAATTTCATACAGTGATGATTCTTTCTGGTGAAAAAAATATAGAGGACTCATTTCAAAAAAGAAAATCTATAAAAGTAGGCCAAAAATGA
- a CDS encoding long-chain-fatty-acid--CoA ligase, producing MNTIQYKTECPYSTIPELLESRVLELGSKDYLIFQDKKYSYREFHEITNSVSSYFYKLGLKKGDHISILIPNSPEFLFCYFGAMKGGFVAVTLNTLLKADELEYIINDSDSKIICTTPQYRKMLEPIWKNLTSLNKTILTGDLILDDEKNTILLNTLINEGDKNFFVQLNGDDSASIIYTSGTTGHPKGVILTHSNILYNSFVAFQMVDLQPEDTALCIMPLFHVNAQIASMMSTIQAKATVVLEEMFKPRNFIETLKKYKCTTFSGVPTIYNYLNEMPDAEGEDLSFLKACVCGAAPMPVEVFQKFEEKFKGKIIEGYGLSEGTCVSSLNPLLGERKIGSIGIPIPGQEMSIWDNDGSSLPDGEVGEIVIKGPNTMKGYYKKNEETKRIVQNGWLRTGDLGYRDKDGYYFIVGRKKEMIISGGENIYPKEIEEILYEHEGVLDCAVVGIPDKTYGEVVGAFIVPKNGSSVSEKEIKTYLRPKIAGYKFPKIIEIVTDLPKTATGKIQKNKIIEDFVGNLQLVNRVDGHLNIHYKWVYGEALAKFYTGLKNEGKFYGSKCPKCKKIQCPPKSYCGVCFEECTEWVELPNIGTLESFTTVYMEFPGQPMKPPYTYGFIKLDGTHTHVYHLIEGIPEVEIKIGLRVEAVWEDPGKRKGNLHDIKYFHPVEK from the coding sequence ATGAATACTATCCAATATAAAACAGAGTGTCCATACTCTACAATTCCTGAATTATTAGAGTCAAGAGTATTAGAGCTTGGTAGTAAAGACTATTTAATTTTCCAAGATAAAAAATATTCTTATAGAGAGTTTCACGAGATTACAAATTCTGTATCTTCCTACTTTTACAAACTCGGATTAAAAAAAGGAGATCATATATCCATACTCATCCCAAACTCTCCTGAGTTTTTGTTTTGCTATTTTGGTGCAATGAAAGGTGGATTTGTTGCGGTCACTCTAAACACTTTATTAAAAGCAGACGAATTAGAATATATCATAAACGATTCTGATTCAAAAATTATTTGTACTACTCCCCAATATAGAAAAATGCTCGAGCCAATTTGGAAGAATTTAACTTCTCTAAATAAAACTATTCTAACAGGGGATTTAATTTTAGACGATGAGAAAAATACGATTCTATTAAATACACTAATAAATGAGGGAGATAAAAATTTTTTTGTTCAATTAAATGGTGATGACTCTGCATCTATAATTTATACTTCAGGTACTACAGGCCATCCAAAGGGGGTTATACTTACCCATTCCAATATTTTATACAATAGCTTTGTGGCTTTTCAGATGGTGGACTTGCAACCGGAAGATACAGCGCTTTGCATCATGCCCTTATTTCACGTAAACGCACAAATTGCTTCTATGATGAGCACTATTCAGGCAAAGGCAACTGTGGTACTGGAAGAAATGTTCAAGCCTAGAAATTTTATAGAGACTTTAAAAAAATATAAGTGCACTACATTTAGTGGAGTTCCCACTATATATAATTACCTAAACGAGATGCCGGATGCAGAAGGAGAAGATTTGAGTTTTTTGAAAGCATGTGTTTGTGGGGCTGCTCCAATGCCTGTGGAAGTTTTTCAAAAATTTGAAGAGAAGTTTAAGGGGAAAATTATAGAGGGTTATGGTCTTTCTGAAGGTACTTGTGTTTCTTCACTAAACCCTTTGCTCGGTGAAAGAAAAATCGGATCTATCGGAATACCCATCCCAGGTCAAGAAATGTCTATTTGGGATAACGATGGAAGTTCTTTGCCTGATGGTGAGGTGGGCGAAATAGTTATCAAAGGACCCAATACGATGAAGGGCTATTATAAAAAAAATGAGGAAACAAAAAGAATAGTCCAAAACGGTTGGCTTCGTACAGGAGACTTAGGGTATAGGGATAAGGACGGGTATTATTTCATAGTTGGTAGAAAAAAAGAAATGATCATTTCTGGTGGGGAAAATATCTACCCTAAAGAAATAGAAGAAATTCTTTACGAGCACGAAGGAGTTTTAGATTGTGCGGTAGTCGGAATCCCGGACAAAACTTATGGAGAGGTAGTAGGGGCGTTTATTGTTCCTAAGAATGGATCGAGTGTTTCCGAAAAAGAAATAAAGACCTACCTTCGTCCCAAAATTGCAGGGTATAAATTTCCAAAGATTATCGAAATAGTCACAGATCTTCCAAAAACCGCTACTGGAAAAATCCAAAAAAATAAGATCATAGAAGACTTTGTGGGAAACCTACAACTCGTAAACAGAGTAGATGGCCATTTGAATATACACTATAAATGGGTTTACGGTGAAGCGCTTGCAAAGTTTTATACAGGCTTAAAAAATGAGGGAAAATTTTACGGTTCCAAATGCCCGAAGTGTAAAAAAATCCAGTGTCCTCCTAAATCTTATTGTGGTGTATGTTTTGAAGAATGCACAGAATGGGTAGAGCTTCCCAATATTGGCACTTTAGAGAGTTTCACTACAGTGTATATGGAATTCCCAGGTCAACCTATGAAACCACCCTATACTTATGGATTTATAAAGTTAGACGGAACACATACCCACGTGTACCATTTGATCGAAGGTATTCCTGAGGTAGAAATTAAAATAGGATTAAGGGTAGAGGCAGTATGGGAAGACCCGGGTAAAAGAAAGGGAAATCTACACGATATAAAATATTTTCACCCTGTGGAGAAATAA
- a CDS encoding MaoC family dehydratase produces MYKLGKTFEEIQIGEKASFTKTITETDVYLFAGISGDFNPLHVDEEYAKSTQFKTRIAHGGLAASLLANILGMKLPGLGTVALEVTQKFRNPTYFGDTITVEVEVTKKIERIKTVEMSILWTNQRKEVVSKGSCKVLPPEKQS; encoded by the coding sequence ATGTATAAATTAGGAAAAACCTTTGAAGAAATCCAAATAGGTGAAAAAGCGAGCTTTACAAAAACTATCACTGAAACAGACGTATATTTATTTGCAGGAATTAGTGGAGATTTTAACCCTCTTCATGTTGACGAAGAATATGCAAAATCAACTCAATTCAAAACAAGGATTGCACACGGTGGGCTTGCGGCCTCACTACTTGCGAATATACTTGGGATGAAGCTACCCGGGCTTGGAACTGTGGCATTGGAGGTAACTCAAAAATTTAGAAACCCTACCTACTTTGGTGATACAATTACTGTAGAGGTAGAAGTAACTAAAAAAATAGAAAGAATAAAAACAGTAGAGATGAGTATTCTTTGGACTAACCAAAGAAAAGAAGTAGTTAGTAAGGGAAGTTGTAAAGTTTTACCTCCCGAAAAACAGTCTTAG